The stretch of DNA TCAATTGTAAttaatcattgtaaatattctctcattatatgtaaatattcatcctctctatctccgcgtattatttcatagaaatagTGCTCTAGGTAAGAACACTAAATTGGTGACCCCGACtttcaaaattttcaaaatgaccGACGAATTCGAAGATTCCATTTGTGAGAAAATAGAGCCCGAGCGATCAGGCGCCGCGGTTGATCGTCTGACCATGAGATTACCACCATTTTGGGCAGAAGATGCGGAAGTTTGGTTCGCCCAAGTCGAGGCGCAGTTCGCCGTTTGGGGCGTAAAAGCGGATTCAACGAAATATTTCCAGGTTATCAGAGAGCTAGATCCCAAAACGGCTCGAGAAGTACGGGATATCATAACGAAGCCTCCAGAAACAGATAAATACGAAAAGTTGAAAAAACAATTGATCGACCGACTGTCAACGTCGCAAGAAAACAAAAGACGTCAGTTGCTGCAATTTGAAGAACTTGGAGACAGGAAACCAAGCCAATTCCTTCGTCACCTTCGAGGATTAGCTGGCGATAGTGTCACTGACGATTTTCTCCGAAGTTTGTGGTCCACTCGCTTACCTACTCAAGTGCAAGCGATCATCGCGTCTCAGAAGACGGCTTCTTTAGACGACATCGCGATCCTTGCAGACCAAATCATCGACGTGACACCTTGTTCTTCTTTTAAGCAAGTTGCAAGCATGACTTCGTTCGAAGACATGTTTAAGAAGATGGAGCAATCTATAACGGTGCGCATCCAGAGCGAAATGACGCAACAAATTGCTCAGCTAAGCACCGGTAACAGCAGCGGTCAGCGACGTTCGCGTTTTAACAGCAGCAGGTCGCGCAGTCGCAGCAGATCGAAGTCACACGGTCGGTATCGAGCTGTCAAATCAGGTATGTGCTGGTATCATAGTCACTTTAATACCAACGCACGGAAGTGCATTCCGCCGTGCAACTTTAAAGCGGAAAACTAGCAAGACAGTCTACCGTGGCGGCTGCCGACTGTCCTCCTACTACAACCTGCCGCCTATTTATCACGGACAGAGTAACTAAAATTCAATACCTCATTGATACCGGATCTGACCTTTGCGTTCTGCCACGCAATTTTATGCCTAATTGCAAGTCGCCTGACAACTACTCGCTTACTGCCGCTAATGGTTCgctcatacatacatacggcaTAATCAAGCAAAAGTTAGACATAGGATTACGCAGAGACTTTATTTGGAACTTTGTCGTAGCAAACGTAAACAAACCTATACTTGGCGCTGATTTTCTTGCACATTATGGTATTCTTATCGATTGCAGAAATAGAAGACTATTTATTGACAGTTTAACAACTTTGTCGACTACGGGACAGCTTAAGCACTGCAACCAACCCAGCGTTAAGGCAATTTCGGGTGACAGTGAGTACCACCGCTTGCTAGCAGAGTATCCCAGCTTAACGAAACCATCTGGACTGCCGCGAGAGGTAAAGCATTCCACTGTTCACTACATCCGAACTACTCCAGGTCCTCCTACCTTCTGTAGACCACGCCGCTTAGCTCCAGATCGCCTGAAGATTGCTAAGGAGCAGTTTGAAGAGATGCTTCGTGACGGTGTAGCACAACCGTCTGATTCACCGTGGGCGTCGGCGCTACATATGGTGCCATAGAAAGGCAATGGTTGGCGGCCGTGCGGGGATTACCGCGCGCTAAACGCACGCACTATCCCTGAGAGATACCCTGTCCGCCACATAGAGGACTACGCACATCGACTCGctggtagtaaaatattttcaaaaatagatTTAGTTAAAGCTTACAACCAAATTCCCGTTTACAAAGATGATATCTGCAAAACTTCCATTACAATACCATTTGGATTGTTCTCCTTCCCATTCATGCCATTTGGACTCCGAAACGCTGCCCAAACCTTTCAACGGTTCCTGGATGAGGTGCTCAGAGATCTGGACTTCGTGTACTCCTACATCGATGACGTGCTCATCTATTCTAAAGATGCCGAGCAGCACTTAGATCATCTACGGCAAGTGTTCGATAGGTTCCATGAGTACGGTATGCTCATCAATGAATCCAAATGTTCATTTGGTCAGAAGGAAGTCACATTTCTTGGCTTTACTGTCTCTGAAGAAGGCACGCGTCCCATCGACGAGAAGGTAAAGATTATGCAGGAATTTCCTCCTCCAAAGACCGTCGGTGGCTTACGCAGGTTTCTCGGCATGCTGAACTTTTATAGAAGATTCGTTCCTCACGCTGCCGAACACCAAGCCCCTCTTCACGACATGCTAACTGGACCTAAACTGAAAAGTTCGTCTCCACTAACTTGGACAGATCAACAGTTAGAGGCATTTCAGAACTGTAAGTCTAGTCTTGCGAACTCTACATTACTGGCTCATCCTCATTATGGACGCAGAACTCGTTCTAGTTACTGATGCTTCAAGCACGGCCTTGGCCGGCGTTTTACAACAGTTGGTGCAAGGACAGTGGCAACCACTTGCTTTCTTCTCAAAGAAGATGACACGGCAACAGACGCAATACAGCGCGTATGATCGGGAGTTGCTCGCTATATATGAAAGTGTCAAACATTTCCGCTACATGGTTGAAGGCAGACATTTCGTCATTTATACAGATCATAAACCTATCACCTTCGCCTTTCAGCAAAAAGACAGGAAATGTTCCCCGAGacaattcaattaccttgatttcatTTCGCAGTTCACAAGCGACATCAGACACATTTCCGGGAAAGACAACATCACCGCTGACACGCTCTCCCGTATCGAGACCATTGCCGTGCCACCAGACTTCGAAGCCATCGCGCAAGCTCAGCAGGAAGACCCAGAACTACAAGAGCTTCTTGCCAATCGATCTTCGTCACTGAAGCTTGAGAAAGTACCCGTACCAGGTaccaatgtttatttatattgtgaCACGTCTCAAGCAAAGCCACGTCCGTTTATCGTCAAGCAGCATCGCCAGAAGATATTTAACACCATCCATGGCATGAGTCATCCAGGTACGAGATCCACAATCAAACTTGTTACTCAGAGATTCGTGTGGCCATCTGTACGCAAAGATTGCGGTACCTGGGTACGTGCATGCGAATCGTGTCAACGTGCTAAAGTGCAACGTCATACCTCCTCTCCTCTTGGAAATTTCAAATTACCAGAAGAAAGGTTTAGTCATGTTCACATTGATCTGGTCGGCCCATTGCCACCTTCATCAGGATTCCGTTACCTTTTCACAGCCATTGACAGGTACACACGGTGGCCGGAGGCAAAGCCACTGTCTGATATCACGGCTGAAACGGTAGCCCATGCGTTCTACGATACTTGGATATCGCGTTTTGGTTGTCCTCAAACCGTAACTACTGACCAAGGACGTCAATTTACCTCACGTATGTTTAAGGTCTTGGCAGAGCTTTGTGGTGCACAGCTGCGTCACACGACGGCTTATCATCCTCAAGCCAATTCGATGGTGGAGCGTCTTCACCGCTCCCTGAAAGCTGCAATCATGGCCCACAACAGCACGAGGTGGACTGAGGTGTTGCCGATCGTCCTACTCGGCATAAGAAGTGCGTGGAAGGAAGACATCAAATGCTCAGCTGCAGAGATGGTGTACGGTGAGCCTTTACGCATCCCGGGTGAGTTTTTTCATTCTCATACCTCAAACACCCTGCAGCCTGATGATTTTGTCACTCAGTTGAAACGCCAAATATCACACCTCAGACCTGTCCCCGCATCAAGGCACGGAAACAAGTCAGTCTTTGTTCACAAGGACCTAAGTTCATGCAGCCATGTTTTCCTTAGACAGGATGCACTGCGTGGATCACTAGAACCGCCATACACAGGCCCATATCGCGTTCTAAAGAGAACGGACAAGACCGTCACACTGGACTTACTACGAGGACCAGTGACAGTCTCCATTGACCGCGTCAAACCAGCTTACATGCAGAGCGACACAGCTTCACCTACAGGCATAAGTGAGAACCACTCGGTCTGGCCGGAAAGTAACCTTTCCTTCTCATTTACAGGCAGGACTCTGATTCTCCCAGGGGGGTCCTGTGGCGCACCGCAATGCTGGCTGCCCACAAACCGTCTACGTCAACGAGACAACGAGTCAATGTCATacacaactaaattttccttcgtaCGATACGGAAGCTAAAATCTAATTTGTAAATGCAATTGTAAttaatcattgtaaatattctctcattatatgtaaatattcatcctctctatctccgcgtattatttcatagaaatagTGCTCTAGGTAAGAACACTAAAGACATTTCTATTGTataaattaatcatttttaaatACTCTTGTCTATAGtttaaagtacctacattatttataaGCCATAGGTGGATAAcactaaaagaaatattttttgcgCATTATGTAGTTACTTACAAAATAGTTTGTTACTATTTACACAAAAAATGGGACCTCGAACGATGTGTGAACGATGTGTTACATCGGCcaccaggcggcgtagcacggtcgcgtttttatcccttgtcaccatgcctgtcacgttctaacaagtatgtaagtgcgaaagggacgcgaatagtgatagacgataaaaatggaaccgtgctgcgcccacaggtcGGTTTATACGAGCTAAAGTCataaaatcactacaccttataaaacaaagtcccccgccgcgtctgtctgtttgtgtgtatgtgtgttcgcgataaactcgaaaagtactgaacggattttcatgcggtattcacctatcaatagagtgattcttgaggaaggtttaggtgtataatttgttaagattttgtgtaaaaaaataacaaaactgtAGGTACTTGATTCATTTTCAAATTCTAGACGACCAACTTGTTCATTTCCGACTCAAAATCCTTAAAGGTAGGTACACacttttttcataattatttctaaGACTAACTTTTCCCCCAACGTTTTTCATTTCTGAAAGCGCTGCCCCCAACACAATGGCCAATCAAAAAGCACCATTAAACTTTAAATTCAACTCGAGTTGAACGACCCCGGTTAAAGTTATCGCTAATTACCTATATCGGTatcaattttaaacttttccaattttttttacatagctCCGGGCCCTGAATAATGGGTGCAGAGAAGTAAGGAGAGACGAGTTAATAATAATGAGTGTCAAGTTCTACACATACGAGTTGTGCAGTTTTACGCATGTAAGAATCTAAGAATACACACGCAAGTTGTTttcgtttattaaaaaaaaggatcTGTGTTTTTGTTGATGTTTATGTTTCTGAGCATTTAGGGTCTGTACGTTTTATGTTGATGTTTATAATTATTTCTGAGCATTTAGCTGTGTCGCAGAAAAAACTCCTATCGCATTCAGAAAATTTGCTTTTGTACGGAAGCCACGGTAAACAGCAAAATCAATCGTAGGTCTATCTAATCTTTTAATATCGTATTCCTTATCGTTAACACATTCGCTGCCAAAAAAACCGCTAAgtgggttcattttgtattggaaataGGGCACTTGGCACTGTAAGTGTTAATTCTACCAGGGTGTAGTTATTTAGCAAACCCTCAGTACCATATTTTTATACCAGTGTACCAAATTAACGTGCGGTTTATTTGACAGTGAATAGTTAATACTGTAGGCGATTGACGATTGAACCAGCGtaacaaaaatcccctcttttattttttgatttgggatttttttttcaggttCACCAGACTCACAAGCTCTTTCGACCATTCTAAACAAACGCTCTACCAAAATGGAAACCGAcagtttttactatttgttaGTCTCTGGTGTAGGTAATTAAAAGTTTAACGCGGAGGGTGCTAGGGTTACCCGCTGTTTTGAGCTTAAAAATAGATGAATATTTggctattatttttttatcgttttgtactAGTGGATTAATATCGCGGATTAGGTACGTGGTAGTCTGGTGGTATCCCAAGGTTGTGGTTGGTGGTGATGGAATTCAATATTAATGTGACATGTTGCTAGGCAAAGTAATGGCAGGTGAAGCAAAATATTAacggattggtggccgctttcggatgaaagcaGCGCCTGGAGTCCGTTAGCTTGTTGGGTGGCCGTCAATCGGAGAATCGCCGggcacttctggatgagactagcccaggaccgggacaagtagCCATTGACTTATATCTCAGGCAGGACGGGccacgggcactaaaaatggtactagttcagcggtgtcactcacgaagtCGAgccaactagttgcgaccaatcgcacgcgtgatgcgaactcttcaaccaatcgcgttgtagcgatgTCACACCCCTCtatactggccccattcattccccattcttattgcccgtaaggccagtcctgagatatacgtcaatgcaaGTTGCACTTTCTAAGAGtacctatgctcagcagtgggcggcAGGAGGAGGcgcaaaataattatgatgataTTTATAAATTCGAAAATTGTAACTATCCTTGCCAGTAACATAAAAACCCTAATACTAACTTACATTAATAACTAATTTACATTAAtgactaatttcgggtagtttagtggtgttttatttatatctcctgttgacatttgctgggacgccagtctttccgtgaccacagctggtgctactcagctgaaacgtcggaagttaaggtaaaaacaatgaaattacatTTAATAAGAGCTTAAAAAAGTCCTTAAAACATCAGTTAAAGCTTAATTTTCCATAGTCCTCGTTTCAAAAATGACACACTATATTCAACCCTATCCCAAAGGAGTAAAGGCGTTGTGGTGAGATGAATATTGACTCGTACACTAGAGCTAATTTCTCGTGAATAATTCTACGCAATAATAGCATTCTGGAACATTCGGTGCAGATCAGAAAGGGGCCATAAATTTAAATGGTTCCGTGGCCACGCGAATAGCCAGGGAACGAAAACCATTGGCACGGTTATAGCAAGCTATGCTTGTAATATCGTCTATTAAGTACCtgctaaattaatttttaaaatatatttatttttaaatatgtaatacaaaataggtacaaAATGCTTCATTTTCAAAAATGGATTTAGCAAGTTTTCACTTTTAGCTAgtgatatgaaatgttttgtagtGTCCTGGGCAATGGAGGCCTTggtcatttttttatttgtatatgaCATATATTTCGTCAATGCAAAGTTGTTTTACACTGCCATTCATAGACGTATATATCTATGTAGGTATCCATCGGTACAAATTACCTGACTATAATATTTGTGATAGTAAATTTATCacaactacaattaaaatagttCACTATAAAGACAGCCAAGAGTGCTGCACCCCTGCCGTGGTCAGACAGTGGTCGTCCCGACCTGTTATATTATGCAGAGTTGTTTTACACTGCCATTCTCTAtgacttagcgccacttgcaccataataacacggggttaagcggttaaaccgttaacccagtgccaaattgtactggtaaccatggtaactccaggtttaaccggttaaccccgggttagtgaatggtgcaagtggccccgAAAGTCCCATGTCCCCTAGGTTATTTACCTTATTCTCTATAGATTTTGACAACCTgcctggcctagtgggtagtgactctgactagtgaccctgcctatgaagccgatggtcccgggttcaaatcctggtaagggcatttatttaatgagcacagatatttgttcctgagtcatgggtgttttcctgttttctatgtatataagttagGTATATTGATCCTTTTGACCCTGACAGATCCGATCCATAACTAACCCAGATCTTATCTGGTATTAATATCATTGCGGCCTTACCTGGGAGACGGAAGGCCTAGGTACCGGTGGATAGTCGAGGTCCAGAAAgacctgccggcctagccaaggtgacaatcgcttgcacTTCGTCATAGAATCGTTttatgcctctctatcactcttccatattagtgtgacagtgacagttgcgtttcgatcgctacgtagcgttagcgattcGCATGTTGTCTACAGGGCATGTGCGACATCCAAGCGGCTGAATGGCGTCGGATCGCGCAGGATAGGAACGAATGGCGAAATctagtgtcggaggccaagatctacttcgggtcgctgagccagcgaaaatagttattttttatcgtattttcacgaaaacgtacgaacgtgtcataCTATTTCTGTCAGTCTCGGTATAATAAGGAcggaggttgactgaagtagcatgacaatatcaacgtttccgtgaaaatacgatggaaaacaaacCTGTATACGCCAGTCGGTCTCTAAATCCCTTGAAAAAAACGCATTATTTTTCTTGACAGCGATTTCGATCACTGACTTTACTGCATCCCGAGATCTTCCAATCGTCTTGCACACAATCCCACTTGCATTTTACGGCCTTAGTACCATGAAAACTTGAGTGCATAATAATTGGCACACTTGTCACGTCCGCAATCGATTACCGGGCGCGATCGTAAACTCGCCACGTTGCACGCCAGTGTAAATCTAAACCGTGACTTTACAGTTCATTCAGGCGATTTTAGACTTTATTATTGTGCGTTAAGGGGTGGTAAAGTGCATGTTATGTGGTTTTTTGTTGAATTTTATGGGTTTCCGGTAGGTTATGCAGTTTTAATCTGACTTCTTTAATGGTTGGGAAAACGTGTCAAAATGAATTGGAATGGTTGGaaaatataatgtttttaattgttttttgagataaactaacattttttgaGCATTTTAGTCAGCGCTATGTAAAAAGGGTATCGCTATACGCAGTTGCGCTAATGTTACGTCCAGtggcagccatagagttgactagacgccgacgctggtcgggagacgctagtgtccTCTCTCTTAACCAGTTacggccaccccacactagcgtctctcgagcgtcggcgtctagtcaactttATGGCTGCAGCACGACGCAACGTTGACGCAACTGTGCAACTACGCCATTTTACATAGCGCcgactagacgccgacgttgCTCAGGAGACGCTAGTGTCCTCTCTCTTAACCAGTTacggccaccccacactagcgtctctcgagcgtcggcgtctagtcaactttACGGCTGCAGCACAACGCAACgttgacgcaactgcgcagcaacGCCATTTtacatagcgctgactagacgccgacgctgctcgggagacgctagtgtccCCTCTCTTAACCAGTTacggccaccccacactagcgtctctcgAGCGTCGGCATCTAGTCAACTTTATGGCTGCAGCACGACGCAACGTTGACGCAACTGTGCAACTACGCCATTTTACATAGCGCcgactagacgccgacgttgCTCAGGAGACGCTAGTGTCCTCTCTCTTAACCAGTTacggccaccccacactagcgtctctcgagcgtcggcgtctagtcaactttACGGCTGCAGCACAACGCAACgttgacgcaactgcgcagcaacGCCATTTtacatagcgctgactagacgccgacgctgctcgggagacgctagtgtccCCTCTCTTAACCAGTTacggccaccccacactagcgtctctcgAGCGTCGGCATCTAGGCAACTTTATGGCTGCAGCACGACGCAACgttgacgcaactgcgcagcaacGCCATTTTatatagcgctgactagacgccgacgctcgaaagacgttAGTGTGGGGTGGATCTTAACCTCTCTTAGGTTAGTTAATCTTAAGAGTTAAGTTTCAGTTCTACAGTTAGAAAAAGTAACGTGGTGTATACTTTTTCTAActgacatttttattatttttaatcttGAATATCACTCTAAATCACATCGAGTTACGTATTACgggaaattaatttaatagcttAGTCGTTTTCCTATACATAGAGTTTAAATGAAAATCGATGAGAACAAACGATGATTTTTTTACTCGTatccttaaggatgactcacgttagaccgggccgtgtccgggccggagcttgaCTGGTAAGTAGATATTTATATTAGGAGAGATTTCACCTAATATTACAAGTAGGAAGCTTAATTGTACTGCCGAAGCATATTGAAGTAAGAGTATGCCGTACTCATAATCTGAAAAGGAAAGAACAAATTATTACAGAAACGTAAAATAAAATCGTATTAAGTATTCTTTAAAAAGACTTCCGTGAGaggtgagacacagacatataaaatatacctatcagTATTACTTGATTAAAACTATTCAGATTATTGgcgtatacaatacaatacaataccattTATTTCTCTCATATAAGCTTACAGTAGTTTACCAATTCGCTTACACGGTAAAATAGAACATATGACacattaacaaattataaattcaAAGAAGTAAAACTCAAATACAGTGAAAACAAAGCAAATAGAAATATAGAGCAGATAGGAAAACAAATACAAATAGCTGCATAGCCTTAAACaaaggtaaaaaataatattaactatCAAGTTCGGTATGGTTTAAAGCAGACATTGTGGTTTTGATAAATTTCCCCAACCTGTCAGTGAATAAGTCGGCATCCGGGACCTGGGtgagtatattatttattagagaGATGGCTCGGGCGGTGGGCGCGTTGGCGGCATACACCGTGCGTGTCTCAGGGCTCGCCAGGAGGCGCCGGCaacgccgcgcggggcgcggccGCCAGTACTCGCACCTTCCAAACGGAAGCTCGGCGTGGGAACTGCTAGACCCACCCGGCCCAAAACAGTAGGATTGTCGATCCCGCCATGGATCAGGGAATGGTAATGCATTATTAACATCAGTTTTCGTCTGAGCTCCAAAGTATCGAGGCCTACCATTCCCAGGACAAAGCGGGATGGAAAGAGGTATGGATAGTATCCATAAGTCCGTTTATAAACGTACCTAGCGAATTTTCGTTGAACTCGCTCAAGCATGAGCCCATACTTTGTTTCGTGCGGGTCCCACACGATGGCTGCGTACTCTAATCGGCTCCGAACATACGCGTAATAAAGTGTTAAGGCTATTATATAGGTTTAACTTACCGAAGAGAAGGTGTGAAGCTCCAACTCGGGTAGGCCGGTGAATTTAATCTCAACCGGGACCTGAGTCCGCATGATGAAGATGAGAAGGTCCTGACGCACCAGCTGCGTCAGCGGCGTCTTGTACCAGCTGGAGTAGAAACAGCGCTCTCCTAGCGACAGGGCCTGGAAACACTTTGTTATCATCAAGCCCAGTTATCAAGGTTGCAGTTCATTGAAAGTAatgtcggctgtacacactcgtcgagtgCCTCTCGCCGAGTCTCGGCACCGCTCCGATCCAATCGGAGAAGCGCGAGACGAGACGAAGAAGAGCGAGTTGAGAAGGGAGCAGCATGTACACACTtgttctcggcctgtctcggtgtctctcgacgagtgtgtagtGTGTACAGCCCGCATTAGGGTAGACAAAAATAAATTCTGCAAAAATTCATACCTTTAGAAGTCTGAATTGGTTAAAATTATGCTTGTTCGCCAGTACCGTAGACAAAAAGGCAAGTTCATATCTTAATGAAAATAACCTTAAGTACTACTTACTTCATTGAACAGAAATACTGAACACACTACAGGAGTGCCTCCTCAGAGCCTACTCTGGAAGCCCTGTTCTCATTTACTTTGGACTatggtttgcacgacggatctgaAATATATGGGAAGATCCGTGGATCcagatccagatccggatagtttcatacatttcggaacCGGATTGCAAACTACTTCAAAGTTCGGACGCGGCTGAGAATCTTGGAGATAAACTTGTGACATACCTGATATCTTTTCGATTTatatgtgatatttttatgcCATTCGATTAAATAAATTGACCAGAACTCCTTTCAGCTCGGAGTTCGGAGGTTCTGTACCTTGGTCTGCATCAAAGTACCAATGCAGCATGGGATCCACAGTTGTACGATGGCACCAAGCAACAATAAGGAAAATAGGTAGTTGAATTTTCCTTCTGCCAGTTGCTAAAACATAAAAAAgcataccaaaaaaaaaagcaaaaatgaAATAAGGGAACAGAGATTACAATTGCAAACTCTGGACAACAATGCAGAAGGACTTACGATAGCGACTTGGTAGGCCATCAAGCAGATGATGACGGAGCTAAACATCACTTGATACACCAGCATGGGGCCATAGATTGATGTTATAGCGCCCACAGAACTGCAAAAATCATGATGCCATTATAAGATTCGTAGCAAGAGTAATAGAGAAGAAAACGCAAGTTCTCCTGTTTCTTATCTCCTTTCTTCTTCTtaagtccgacaagaaattgtagaaaattattgagggcgccactttctacgtaactgtcacatttttgacgtaaaatgcttaaacatggcaacaatttagtatagaatttttttagttccattttatttaattttctactattttatgtcgcacatTAAGCTAGGTTTAGACGAAGCCAGTGCTGGCTTGTTATTGGcctcgtacaaacagcaacactcttaactgtacatcggtggaccttattacaaaaggcataaggttcaTCGATgtaaagttaagttaagttaaagttaacagtgtgggcgatagtACGAGTATAAACAGTTTTTCTAGACAAGCCAGCGATGGCTGCCAGCactggcaggcgtggctcactccgcgatttcattGCTTTGggacaggtagctaaaagtacatccgttcggccccaattttggggaaagccataagccgcgcgtggcgctgtcgccacctctGTGCAGCGGCagctgtgctgatcgtaacagacgcgttttgttagggagtgagtcttctgtacctagtactattatttattctgtggcactGGTGGGTATAGAGCGCTTGTCCATTCGCGCCATTGCTGGCTTGTGTGAGGACTGGCGCTAGCGTTACTGGCTTCGTCTAAACCTAGCTTTACGGCCTGGCTACGATATTGCGCGACTGGATTTAGattttagatttctttatttcaagatgaacattacactataaatttgctacattcgtccAAATTATGTTTAAGATAAACGTAATTTGGACactca from Cydia splendana chromosome 5, ilCydSple1.2, whole genome shotgun sequence encodes:
- the LOC134791053 gene encoding uncharacterized protein LOC134791053 is translated as MPNCKSPDNYSLTAANGSLIHTYGIIKQKLDIGLRRDFIWNFVVANVNKPILGADFLAHYGILIDCRNRRLFIDSLTTLSTTGQLKHCNQPSVKAISGDSEYHRLLAEYPSLTKPSGLPREFTSDIRHISGKDNITADTLSRIETIAVPPDFEAIAQAQQEDPELQELLANRSSSLKLEKVPVPGLGRALWCTAASHDGLSSSSQFDGGASSPLPESCNHGPQQHEVD